From a region of the Kaistia sp. 32K genome:
- a CDS encoding mannitol dehydrogenase family protein has product MAVKLVAAALGQVARTATIPAYDRASLKAGIVHFGVGNFHRAHQAVYLDDLFNAGEDHDWAIIGAGVLPSDVTMREKLAAQDFLTTVVEQDNNRTAARVTAPMIDILPVGDAAATIAKLADPAIRIVSMTITEGGYFIDASGKFNPAHPAIAADGENPTAPKTVFGLIVAGLKARKEKGLVPFTVMSCDNIPHNGVVTANAVIGTARLSDPAFADWIKANVSFPNGMVDRITPATSQREIDFLRDQFDIEDNWPVFCEEFKQWVLEDKFTNGRPALEKVGVTFVPDVTPYEHMKIRILNGGHAAIAYPAALMDIHFVHEAMEDPLIRAFLAKLETEEIIPIVPPVPDTSLNDYFGLIERRFRNPKIADTIPRLAQDGSNRQPKFILPSTLDNLRQGRDVVGLALVSALWCRYLAGTADSGKAIALNDPNADRLHAAALKAKDDPDAFLVFDDIFGEVTKSELFRSRFAHALKTLWEKGSRETLQLYLDNKLAA; this is encoded by the coding sequence ATGGCAGTGAAGTTGGTTGCAGCAGCCCTCGGACAGGTTGCGCGGACGGCGACGATCCCGGCCTATGACCGGGCATCGCTGAAAGCCGGCATCGTGCATTTCGGCGTCGGCAATTTCCACCGCGCCCACCAGGCGGTCTATCTCGACGATCTCTTCAACGCCGGCGAAGACCATGACTGGGCGATCATCGGCGCCGGCGTGCTGCCGTCTGACGTCACCATGCGCGAGAAGCTCGCCGCGCAGGATTTTCTCACGACCGTCGTCGAGCAGGACAACAACCGGACGGCGGCGCGCGTCACCGCGCCGATGATCGACATCCTGCCGGTCGGCGATGCGGCGGCGACCATCGCGAAGCTCGCCGATCCCGCCATCCGGATCGTCTCGATGACGATCACCGAGGGCGGCTATTTCATCGACGCCTCCGGCAAGTTCAACCCGGCGCATCCGGCCATCGCCGCCGACGGCGAGAACCCGACCGCGCCGAAGACGGTCTTCGGCCTGATCGTCGCCGGCCTGAAGGCGCGCAAGGAGAAGGGCCTCGTCCCCTTCACCGTCATGTCCTGCGACAACATCCCCCACAATGGCGTCGTCACCGCCAATGCGGTCATCGGCACGGCGCGGCTCTCCGATCCGGCCTTCGCCGACTGGATTAAGGCGAACGTCTCGTTCCCGAACGGCATGGTGGACCGCATCACGCCGGCGACCAGCCAGCGCGAGATCGACTTCCTCCGGGACCAGTTCGACATCGAGGACAACTGGCCGGTCTTCTGCGAGGAATTCAAGCAGTGGGTGCTGGAGGACAAGTTCACCAACGGCCGCCCGGCGCTCGAAAAGGTCGGCGTCACCTTCGTTCCCGACGTCACGCCCTACGAGCACATGAAGATCCGCATCCTGAACGGCGGGCATGCGGCGATCGCCTATCCGGCGGCGCTGATGGACATTCATTTCGTCCATGAGGCGATGGAGGATCCGCTGATCCGCGCCTTCCTCGCCAAGCTGGAGACCGAGGAGATCATCCCGATCGTGCCGCCGGTTCCCGATACGTCGCTCAACGACTATTTCGGGCTGATCGAGCGGCGCTTCCGCAATCCGAAGATCGCCGACACCATCCCGCGGCTCGCCCAGGACGGTTCGAACCGCCAGCCCAAGTTCATCCTGCCCTCGACGCTGGACAACCTGCGCCAAGGCCGCGACGTCGTCGGTCTGGCCCTCGTCTCCGCCCTCTGGTGCCGCTATCTCGCCGGCACCGCCGACAGCGGCAAGGCGATCGCCTTGAACGACCCGAACGCCGATCGGCTGCATGCCGCAGCGCTTAAGGCCAAGGATGATCCCGACGCCTTCCTCGTCTTCGACGACATCTTCGGCGAAGTGACGAAATCCGAGCTCTTCCGCAGCCGCTTCGCGCACGCCCTGAAGACGCTTTGGGAGAAGGGCTCGCGCGAAACCCTGCAGCTCTATCTCGATAACAAGCTGGCGGCCTGA
- the mgrA gene encoding L-glyceraldehyde 3-phosphate reductase, translating to MSWQPASDRYSKMKYNRTGRSGLKLPAVSLGLWHNFGDDTPHDRKVDMCRTAFDLGITHFDLANNYGPPPGTAEIAFGEILRTDFAGLRDELIISSKAGYDMWPGPYGEWGSRKYLIASCDQSLKRMGLDYVDIFYSHRFDPETPLEETCGALDHIVRSGRALYVGISSYNSHRTREAAAILRDLGTPCLIHQPSYSMLNRWIEDDKLLDTLDEVGMGSIVFSPLAQGMLTTKYLGGIPEDSRAAQNHFLKKDFIRPSVIDNVRKLNEIAEKRGQTLAQMAIAWVLRGDRVTSALIGASRSSQIVDCVKALDNLEFSAEELRGIDAYAKEADINLWAKSAELAP from the coding sequence ATGAGCTGGCAACCGGCATCCGACCGCTATTCGAAGATGAAGTACAACCGCACGGGCCGCTCGGGCCTGAAGCTGCCGGCGGTGTCGCTCGGCCTGTGGCACAATTTCGGCGACGACACGCCGCATGACCGCAAGGTCGACATGTGCCGCACCGCCTTCGACCTCGGCATCACCCATTTCGATCTCGCCAACAATTACGGCCCGCCCCCCGGCACCGCCGAGATCGCTTTCGGCGAGATCCTGCGCACCGATTTCGCGGGCCTGCGCGACGAGCTCATCATCTCGTCCAAGGCCGGCTACGACATGTGGCCCGGCCCCTACGGCGAATGGGGCAGCCGCAAATATCTGATCGCTTCCTGCGACCAGAGCCTGAAGCGCATGGGCCTCGACTATGTCGACATCTTCTATTCCCACCGCTTCGACCCGGAGACCCCGCTGGAGGAGACCTGCGGCGCGCTGGATCACATCGTCCGCTCCGGCCGCGCTCTCTATGTCGGCATCTCCTCCTACAATTCGCACCGCACCCGCGAGGCGGCCGCCATCCTTCGGGATCTCGGCACGCCGTGCCTGATCCATCAGCCGAGCTATTCGATGCTCAACCGCTGGATCGAGGACGACAAGCTGCTCGACACGCTCGACGAGGTCGGCATGGGCTCGATCGTCTTCTCGCCGCTGGCGCAGGGCATGCTGACGACCAAGTATCTCGGCGGAATCCCCGAGGACAGCCGCGCGGCGCAGAACCATTTCCTGAAGAAGGACTTCATCCGTCCTTCCGTCATCGACAACGTCCGCAAGCTCAACGAGATCGCCGAGAAGCGCGGCCAGACGCTGGCGCAGATGGCGATCGCCTGGGTCCTGCGCGGCGACCGGGTGACTTCGGCGCTGATCGGCGCCAGCCGTTCCTCGCAGATCGTCGATTGCGTCAAGGCGCTCGACAATCTCGAATTCTCGGCGGAAGAGCTTCGGGGCATCGACGCCTACGCCAAGGAGGCCGACATCAACCTCTGGGCCAAGTCGGCGGAACTCGCGCCGTAA
- a CDS encoding nucleoside hydrolase: MTVLDYADHLRLLEAPSGRVKCVLDTDTFNEIDDQFAIVQLLLSSDRLDLQAIYAAPFHNDRSNDAGHGMELSYDEILRLLERMDVSPEGLVYKGVTEYVGPQKLVREAPAVDDLIARARASTPDAPLYVIAIAAISNVASAILKAPDIVDRIVVVWLGGHALEWPDVREFNLKQDVGGAQVLFDSGVPVVLFPCMGVVSHLLSTVAEIERYVEPHGDIGRFLAQRYKEYSDDHLGWSKEIWDMAPVAWLIDPSWCDSVIVPTPVLTDQVTWSVDRGRHPMRYVHRIHRDPILKDFFVKLKAWNEKRG, translated from the coding sequence ATGACAGTGCTGGACTACGCCGACCACTTGCGTTTGCTGGAGGCGCCTTCTGGCCGTGTGAAGTGTGTCCTGGACACCGATACCTTCAACGAGATCGATGACCAGTTCGCGATCGTGCAGTTGCTGTTGTCCTCAGATCGCCTGGACCTGCAGGCGATCTACGCGGCGCCGTTCCACAATGACCGTTCGAACGACGCCGGTCACGGCATGGAGCTCAGCTATGACGAGATCCTGCGCCTGCTCGAGCGTATGGACGTCAGCCCGGAAGGCCTCGTCTACAAGGGCGTGACCGAGTATGTCGGGCCGCAGAAGCTCGTGCGCGAGGCGCCGGCCGTCGACGATCTGATCGCGCGCGCCCGCGCCAGTACGCCCGACGCGCCGCTCTACGTGATCGCGATCGCCGCGATCAGCAACGTCGCCTCGGCGATCCTGAAGGCCCCCGACATCGTCGACCGGATCGTCGTCGTCTGGCTCGGCGGCCATGCGCTGGAATGGCCGGATGTTCGGGAATTCAACCTGAAGCAGGATGTCGGCGGCGCGCAGGTGCTGTTCGACAGCGGCGTTCCCGTCGTGCTGTTCCCCTGCATGGGCGTCGTTTCCCATCTGCTCAGCACGGTTGCCGAGATCGAGCGCTATGTCGAGCCGCATGGCGACATCGGCCGCTTCCTGGCGCAGCGCTACAAGGAATATTCCGACGATCACCTCGGCTGGTCCAAGGAGATCTGGGACATGGCGCCCGTCGCCTGGCTGATCGATCCGAGCTGGTGCGACAGCGTCATCGTCCCGACGCCGGTTCTCACCGACCAGGTGACCTGGAGCGTCGATCGCGGCCGTCACCCGATGCGCTATGTCCACAGGATTCACCGCGATCCGATCCTCAAGGATTTCTTCGTCAAGCTCAAAGCCTGGAACGAGAAGCGCGGATAG
- a CDS encoding ABC transporter ATP-binding protein — translation MSAVELRNLKKSFGRVEVVQGVNLTVRQGEFLALVGPSGCGKSTLLRMIAGLEAATSGEIEFDGKVVNSLDPKQRNIAMVFQNYALYPHMTVRENMSLNLRLSGVARADIEKRVNDAAQLLQIDGIMDRRPSQLSGGQRQRVAMGRAIVRNPGVFLFDEPLSNLDAKLRVLMRAEIKALHQKVRTTSIYVTHDQIEAMTLADRIAVLNGGKIEQIGTPIELYSNPANRFVAGFIGSPAMNFLAGKVVNGKAVVPQSADALPQVPVADLPEGTAVEIGLRPEHITLTEEAGLPAVVSQVDQTGSQTHLVVDVFGQAVTVVLEGMVMLEPGDTVRITAKPEDIYLFTASDGKAVRARPEPRIREKRA, via the coding sequence TTGAGTGCCGTCGAGCTGCGCAATCTCAAGAAGTCATTCGGTCGGGTCGAGGTCGTCCAGGGCGTCAATCTGACCGTCAGGCAGGGCGAGTTCCTCGCCCTCGTCGGCCCGTCGGGCTGCGGGAAGTCGACCCTGCTCAGGATGATCGCGGGGCTGGAAGCCGCGACCTCCGGCGAGATCGAGTTCGATGGCAAGGTCGTCAATTCGCTCGACCCGAAGCAGCGCAACATCGCGATGGTGTTTCAGAACTACGCGCTCTACCCGCACATGACCGTGCGCGAGAACATGTCGCTCAATCTGCGCCTGTCCGGGGTCGCCAGGGCCGACATCGAGAAGCGCGTCAACGACGCCGCGCAATTGCTGCAGATCGACGGGATCATGGATCGCCGCCCGTCGCAATTGTCGGGCGGCCAGCGGCAGCGCGTGGCCATGGGCCGCGCCATCGTCCGCAATCCCGGCGTTTTCCTGTTCGACGAGCCGCTGTCGAACCTCGACGCGAAGCTGCGCGTGCTGATGCGCGCCGAGATCAAGGCGCTGCACCAGAAGGTCCGCACCACCTCGATCTACGTCACGCATGATCAGATCGAAGCGATGACGCTGGCGGATCGCATCGCCGTCCTGAACGGCGGCAAGATCGAGCAGATCGGCACGCCGATCGAGCTCTACAGCAACCCGGCCAACCGGTTCGTCGCCGGCTTCATCGGCTCGCCGGCCATGAACTTCCTGGCCGGCAAGGTGGTGAACGGCAAGGCGGTCGTGCCGCAGTCGGCGGACGCCCTCCCCCAGGTGCCGGTCGCCGATCTGCCGGAAGGAACGGCCGTCGAGATCGGGCTGCGCCCCGAGCACATCACCCTGACGGAGGAGGCAGGATTGCCCGCCGTCGTGAGCCAGGTCGATCAGACGGGTTCGCAGACGCATCTCGTCGTGGATGTGTTCGGGCAGGCCGTGACCGTCGTGCTCGAGGGGATGGTGATGCTGGAGCCTGGCGACACCGTCCGGATCACCGCGAAACCCGAAGACATTTACCTGTTCACCGCCAGCGACGGCAAAGCCGTTCGCGCGCGGCCCGAGCCTCGCATCAGGGAGAAACGTGCATGA
- a CDS encoding LacI family DNA-binding transcriptional regulator, with protein sequence MAAKVLWSRVQYVQMPDDEGQEKESMGDKKEGRVRAIDVARLAGVSRSAVSRTFTPGAYVSDATRAKVLRAAQALTYYPNAMARSLTTQRSGIVGVISADLQNPFYALTLERIGGALQGQGLAPLVLFGDETSTKAQISQILSYRVDALIVTNAVLSSRLTDTVSRMKLPVVAVNRYFPQDWITSITCDNIHAAGSVADHLHGVGSTRIALVTGKADTSSSRDREAGFLRALVERGTAPIAIETGDYSHDSGVLAGRSLLERSVAPDAVFCANDLMAMGVVDVARSEFGLRVPEDLRVAGFDNSAVGSWQSYSLTTVDQNIPQMIDLAVEIVLRQLRGEGGPTGQHLQVKGTLIVRHSTSSPI encoded by the coding sequence ATGGCAGCAAAAGTATTGTGGTCACGTGTGCAGTATGTACAAATGCCGGATGACGAGGGTCAAGAGAAAGAATCCATGGGCGATAAAAAAGAGGGCAGGGTCCGCGCGATCGATGTCGCGCGACTGGCCGGGGTCAGTCGCTCGGCTGTCTCCCGAACATTCACGCCCGGCGCCTATGTGTCCGATGCGACAAGAGCCAAGGTGCTCCGCGCCGCGCAGGCCCTGACCTACTATCCAAACGCCATGGCGCGTTCGCTGACGACGCAGAGGAGCGGCATCGTCGGCGTCATATCCGCGGACCTGCAGAACCCCTTCTACGCCCTCACGCTGGAGAGGATCGGCGGCGCCCTGCAGGGGCAGGGGCTCGCGCCGCTGGTTCTGTTTGGCGACGAAACCAGCACGAAAGCCCAGATTTCCCAGATCCTTTCCTACCGGGTCGACGCGCTGATCGTGACGAACGCGGTGCTGTCTTCCCGGCTCACCGACACCGTCAGCCGGATGAAGCTGCCGGTCGTGGCGGTCAATCGCTACTTTCCGCAGGACTGGATCACGTCGATCACTTGCGACAACATCCACGCCGCCGGTTCCGTCGCCGATCACCTGCACGGCGTGGGTTCGACGCGGATTGCGCTGGTCACCGGCAAGGCCGACACGTCGAGCAGCCGGGACCGGGAGGCGGGGTTTCTTCGCGCCCTGGTGGAGCGCGGCACCGCCCCGATCGCCATCGAAACCGGCGATTACAGCCATGACAGCGGCGTCCTCGCCGGCCGGAGCCTGCTCGAGCGGAGCGTCGCGCCCGACGCGGTCTTCTGTGCCAACGACCTGATGGCCATGGGCGTCGTCGACGTCGCGAGAAGCGAGTTTGGCCTGCGGGTGCCCGAGGATCTGCGGGTCGCGGGTTTCGACAATTCCGCGGTCGGTTCCTGGCAATCCTACAGCCTGACGACGGTCGATCAGAACATTCCGCAAATGATTGATTTAGCCGTCGAAATCGTCCTTCGGCAGTTGCGCGGCGAGGGCGGGCCGACCGGCCAGCATCTCCAGGTCAAGGGGACGCTGATCGTTCGGCACTCGACGTCATCGCCCATCTGA
- a CDS encoding sugar ABC transporter substrate-binding protein: MGNIRTLSGALVGLVTLVAAGTVQAQQTTITLLTAEREDTMQPVIDGFEKLHPDIKVVHQSVPFNDLNAAVESRIGQGDSGIDVIAADTPRIPAFAAKGYLKDLSERAEQIKAGAPNPVDIEQVSFDGKIFAYPMWTSTQMLYFNRDLLKKAGVELPSGDVDKRLTWDQVVEAAKAAQKAGAKWGLEFQQFDRYYQLQALFESAGAGSGLTGDGLLKSDVGSEAWAKTAKWYGDLFADGVAPRGVTPEQTDDLFFNGEVAFLVGGPWSIHRFEAAKGLDYGIAPHPYFKDGKPATATGSWALAINPNTTKLEAAQAFAEYASLNGEGNYLTTANNPVPPTNPDAFKTYAKNMEALEPKIGPVVELINSELKNTAVGRPRTTGFVAFETVMNKSFADIRNGADAADTLKAADRQIDRQLSRLK, from the coding sequence ATGGGAAACATCAGAACACTGTCGGGCGCGCTGGTTGGCCTGGTGACGCTTGTCGCCGCCGGAACCGTGCAGGCCCAGCAGACGACCATCACGCTGCTCACCGCCGAACGTGAAGACACGATGCAGCCGGTCATCGATGGCTTCGAGAAGCTTCATCCCGATATCAAGGTCGTGCACCAGTCCGTGCCCTTCAACGACCTGAACGCGGCCGTCGAGTCGCGCATCGGCCAGGGCGACTCGGGCATCGACGTCATCGCCGCCGACACGCCCCGCATTCCCGCGTTCGCGGCCAAGGGCTATCTCAAGGATCTGAGCGAGCGCGCGGAGCAGATCAAGGCCGGGGCGCCAAACCCGGTCGACATCGAGCAGGTCTCCTTCGACGGCAAGATCTTCGCCTATCCGATGTGGACATCGACGCAGATGCTCTACTTCAACCGCGACCTGCTCAAGAAGGCCGGCGTCGAGCTGCCCTCGGGCGATGTCGACAAGCGCCTGACCTGGGACCAGGTCGTCGAGGCCGCGAAGGCGGCGCAGAAGGCCGGCGCCAAGTGGGGCCTCGAGTTCCAGCAGTTTGACCGCTACTACCAGCTGCAGGCTCTGTTCGAGTCCGCCGGCGCGGGTTCGGGCCTGACGGGCGACGGCCTCCTGAAGTCGGATGTCGGCAGCGAGGCCTGGGCCAAGACGGCCAAGTGGTATGGCGATCTCTTCGCCGACGGCGTCGCGCCGCGCGGCGTGACGCCCGAGCAGACCGATGATCTGTTCTTCAACGGCGAGGTCGCGTTCCTGGTCGGCGGTCCCTGGTCGATCCATCGCTTCGAGGCTGCCAAGGGTCTCGACTATGGCATCGCCCCGCACCCCTATTTCAAGGACGGCAAGCCGGCGACGGCGACGGGCTCGTGGGCGCTCGCGATCAACCCGAACACGACCAAGCTCGAGGCGGCGCAGGCCTTCGCCGAATACGCTTCGCTGAACGGCGAGGGCAATTACCTGACGACCGCCAACAATCCGGTGCCCCCCACCAATCCGGATGCCTTCAAGACCTATGCCAAGAACATGGAGGCGCTGGAGCCCAAGATCGGCCCGGTCGTCGAGCTGATCAATTCGGAGCTGAAGAACACGGCCGTCGGTCGTCCGCGCACCACAGGCTTCGTCGCGTTCGAAACCGTCATGAACAAGTCGTTCGCTGACATCCGCAATGGTGCGGACGCCGCCGACACGCTGAAGGCGGCGGACCGGCAGATTGACAGGCAGCTCTCGCGCCTCAAGTAA
- a CDS encoding carbohydrate ABC transporter permease has translation MASSKSRFLVALAFLAPALISVFVLRLWPAAVAVYNSFQAPGGGFSLENYSYIFTDESFLGSLKTTLIYSIIINPLQIAVALALAVLMNAGMRTIGFWRTIILLPVAIPPSVSAVVWGVALRPDGLVNSMLETFGLAPLRFLTSPDQALASIMLIVSWIGVGYWMTFLIAGLQEIPQSLYEAVRIDGANRWQQFRFVTLPQLRRPLTFVLVANTVANFLVFAPVQILTQGGPQGSTNLIMNEIYSQAFILSDPSSAAASTVVLVAATLLVVSIQFRLMSTKEDRA, from the coding sequence ATGGCATCTAGCAAGTCTCGGTTCCTGGTCGCCTTGGCGTTCCTGGCGCCCGCCCTCATTTCCGTGTTCGTGCTCAGGCTTTGGCCGGCCGCGGTCGCGGTCTACAACTCGTTTCAGGCGCCCGGCGGCGGATTCAGCCTCGAGAACTACTCGTATATCTTCACCGACGAGAGTTTCCTGGGCAGTCTCAAGACGACCCTGATCTACTCGATCATCATCAATCCGCTCCAGATCGCCGTCGCGCTCGCGCTCGCCGTCCTCATGAACGCCGGCATGCGCACCATCGGCTTCTGGCGCACGATCATCCTGCTGCCGGTCGCCATACCCCCGAGCGTCTCGGCTGTCGTCTGGGGTGTCGCGCTCCGGCCCGACGGGCTGGTCAACTCGATGCTCGAAACCTTCGGCCTCGCACCGCTCCGCTTTCTCACCTCGCCCGACCAGGCGCTCGCTTCCATCATGCTGATCGTCAGCTGGATCGGCGTCGGATACTGGATGACGTTCCTGATTGCCGGGCTGCAGGAAATTCCGCAGTCTCTCTATGAGGCGGTCCGGATCGACGGCGCCAATCGCTGGCAGCAGTTCCGCTTCGTGACCCTGCCGCAGCTCAGGCGACCGCTCACCTTCGTGCTGGTGGCGAACACGGTTGCGAACTTCCTCGTCTTCGCGCCCGTCCAGATCCTGACGCAGGGCGGTCCGCAGGGCTCCACCAATCTGATCATGAACGAGATCTATTCGCAGGCCTTCATCCTGAGCGACCCCTCGAGCGCGGCCGCCTCGACCGTCGTCCTCGTCGCCGCGACGCTGCTTGTGGTGTCGATCCAGTTCCGCCTGATGAGCACGAAGGAGGATCGGGCATGA
- a CDS encoding carbohydrate ABC transporter permease — translation MSTTSLPRKVAIVAVAVIFFIPLWWLTISAFRPTDSIFRYLSPISLYTFWPDEWTFRNVLGVWNSPFRLAIWNSILVSSITIAIGLVLCSMAAFALAVIEFPFRNAIFAVMVISFLIPFDAIAVPLFAIMRSFGLQDSYAGLILPGIGNGLAVFLLRQFFLGIPREIREAAVVDGMGWFRIYWSIYLPLSVPALVSAAIILFVFQWQSYLWPLLIAPGAEYKVAAVAIAQFSNGYQIDYGLIFAAALFIAAIPMAVLVILQRFYSASIAATGSKE, via the coding sequence ATGAGCACCACCTCGCTGCCTCGCAAGGTTGCGATCGTCGCGGTCGCCGTCATCTTCTTCATCCCGCTCTGGTGGCTGACGATCAGCGCCTTCCGGCCGACGGATTCGATCTTCCGTTATCTGTCGCCGATCAGCCTCTACACGTTCTGGCCGGACGAGTGGACGTTCCGCAACGTCCTCGGCGTCTGGAACAGTCCCTTCCGGCTGGCGATCTGGAATTCGATCCTCGTCTCCTCGATCACCATCGCGATCGGCCTCGTTCTCTGCTCGATGGCCGCCTTTGCCCTCGCGGTCATCGAATTCCCCTTCCGCAACGCGATCTTCGCGGTGATGGTCATCAGCTTCCTCATTCCGTTCGACGCCATCGCGGTGCCTCTGTTCGCGATCATGCGCTCCTTCGGTCTTCAGGACAGCTATGCCGGCCTGATCCTGCCCGGCATCGGCAACGGGCTCGCCGTGTTTCTCCTGCGCCAGTTCTTCCTGGGCATTCCGCGGGAGATCCGGGAGGCCGCGGTCGTCGACGGAATGGGATGGTTCCGGATCTACTGGTCGATCTATCTGCCGCTGTCCGTGCCTGCCCTGGTCAGCGCCGCGATCATCCTGTTCGTGTTCCAGTGGCAGTCCTATCTGTGGCCGCTGCTGATCGCGCCGGGTGCCGAGTACAAGGTCGCCGCGGTCGCCATCGCCCAATTCTCCAATGGCTACCAGATCGACTACGGGCTGATCTTCGCGGCGGCCCTGTTCATCGCGGCGATCCCGATGGCGGTGCTGGTCATTCTGCAGCGCTTCTATTCGGCGTCGATCGCCGCGACCGGAAGCAAGGAATAG
- a CDS encoding LacI family DNA-binding transcriptional regulator: MSERRDTRVRSIDVARLAGVSRSAVSRTFTPNAYVSPETRSKVLKAAAALNYHPNAMARSLITQRSGIIGIVSADLQNPYYAKILEVLGGALRDTGLAPLVLFGDETSSKSQVAQLLSYQVDALVIINAVTSTLTENISRMKVPVVAVNRYFRHDWVTSITCDNQHAAELVGNHLLDQGCTRIGLVAGNSDASSGTDRETGFLRALAKRGVAPVVVENGDYTHDSGVAIARKLFGSGASMDAIFCCNDLMAIGLMDVARSEFGLRVPDDLLVAGFDNSVVGAWQSYRLTSVDQNVEQMVELAVHYIQRALEDDGKEAGQFFQVQGKLVVRESTGRSH; encoded by the coding sequence GTGAGCGAGAGAAGAGACACGCGGGTGCGATCCATCGACGTCGCGCGGCTCGCCGGGGTCAGCCGATCCGCCGTGTCCAGGACCTTCACGCCCAACGCCTATGTCTCTCCCGAGACGCGCAGCAAAGTGCTCAAGGCGGCCGCCGCGCTGAACTATCACCCGAACGCGATGGCCAGAAGCCTGATCACGCAACGAAGCGGGATCATCGGCATCGTCTCGGCGGATCTGCAGAACCCTTATTACGCCAAGATACTGGAAGTGCTCGGCGGCGCCCTGCGGGATACGGGCCTCGCTCCCCTCGTCCTGTTCGGCGATGAGACCAGCAGCAAGTCCCAGGTCGCCCAGCTGCTCTCCTATCAGGTCGATGCCCTCGTCATCATCAATGCCGTGACCTCGACGCTGACGGAGAACATCAGCCGGATGAAGGTCCCGGTCGTCGCGGTCAATCGCTATTTCCGGCACGACTGGGTGACGTCGATCACCTGCGACAACCAGCACGCCGCCGAGCTGGTCGGAAACCATCTTCTGGATCAGGGCTGCACCCGCATCGGTCTCGTCGCGGGCAACAGCGATGCCTCGAGCGGAACTGATCGCGAGACCGGCTTCCTCCGGGCGCTGGCGAAAAGGGGCGTTGCGCCCGTTGTCGTCGAGAATGGGGACTATACGCATGACAGCGGCGTGGCGATCGCCCGGAAGCTGTTCGGAAGCGGCGCATCCATGGACGCGATCTTCTGCTGCAATGATCTCATGGCGATTGGCCTTATGGACGTGGCGCGCAGCGAATTCGGCCTTCGAGTTCCGGACGATCTTCTGGTCGCGGGCTTCGACAACTCCGTCGTCGGCGCGTGGCAATCCTACCGCCTGACGTCGGTCGACCAGAACGTCGAGCAGATGGTCGAGCTCGCGGTCCACTACATCCAGCGGGCTCTCGAGGACGACGGCAAGGAAGCCGGTCAGTTCTTCCAGGTCCAGGGCAAGCTCGTGGTGCGAGAGTCGACCGGGCGATCGCACTGA